The Mercurialis annua linkage group LG2, ddMerAnnu1.2, whole genome shotgun sequence genome contains a region encoding:
- the LOC126669815 gene encoding probable serine/threonine-protein phosphatase 2A regulatory subunit B'' subunit TON2, producing the protein MYSGSSDGESHENAAQRKIPPASSMLWVRNLRRFIGSGAGLGSEALMELETKRILLDIFKEKQQQSAEAGTIPSFYKKKPEEGSISHRVQRLAKYRFLKKQSDLLLNADDLDAMWVCLRENCVIDDATGAEKMNYEDFCHIASVCTEQIGPKCRRFFSPSNFMKFEKDESGRIAILPFYLYVMRTVSLTQARIDMSELDEDSDGFLQAHEMEAYIRGLIPNLAQLRDMPAQFVQMYCRIAAHKFFFFCDPHRRGKACIKKVLLSNCLQELMELHQESEEEVTDNEQAENWFSMTSAQRILDMFLALDKDMNGTLSKQEVREYADGTLTEIFVERVFDEHVRRGKTGGGNSREMDFESFLDFVLALENKDTPEGLTYLFRCLDLNGRGYLTTADIHSLFRDVHHKWIEGGNYELCIEDVRDEIWDMVKPADPLKISLSDLLACKQGGTVASMVIDVRGFWAHDNRENLLQEEEEPEEE; encoded by the exons ATGTACAGTGGTTCCAGCGACGGCGAGAGCCACGAAAATGCAGCTCAAAGGAAGATCCCGCCTGCTTCTTCTATGTTATGGGTTCGAAATCTCCGCCGGTTCATCGGATCCGGTGCAGGACTCGGATCCGAAGCTCTAATGG AGCTAGAGACTAAAAGGATATTGCTCGACATCTTTAAAGAGAAACAACAACAAAGTGCTGAAGCTGGCACAATTCCAAGTTTCTATAAAAAG AAACCTGAAGAAGGATCAATCAGCCACAGAGTTCAAAGGTTGGCAAAATATCGGTTTTTAAAG AAGCAATCTGATCTTTTGCTTAATGCTGATGATCTGGATGCAATGTGGGTTTGCTTGAGAGAAAATTGTGTCATCGATGATGCTACTGGCGCAGAAAAG ATGAATTATGAAGATTTTTGTCATATAGCCTCAGTATGTACAGAACAAATAGGCCCCAAATGTCGAAGATTTTTTAGCCCTTCTAATTTCATGAAGTTTGAGAAAGATGAATCTGGAAGAATTGCCATTTTGCCCTTTTACTTATATGTGATGCGCACA GTGTCGCTTACACAAGCCAGAATAGATATGAGTGAACTTGATGAAGATTCAGATGGTTTCCTTCAGGCTCAT GAAATGGAGGCCTATATACGAGGTCTTATTCCCAATTTAGCACAACTACGTGATATGCCTGCACAATTCGTTCAAATGTATTGCCGCATAGCTGCAcacaaatttttctttttttgcgACCCTCATAGACGAG GGAAGGCCTGCATAAAGAAGGTGCTTCTTAGTAATTGTCTTCAGGAACTAATGGAATTGCACCAG GAAAGTGAAGAAGAAGTCACCGACAATGAACAAGCTGAGAATTGGTTTTCTATGACGTCCGCACAACGAATACTTG ATATGTTTCTTGCCCTTGATAAAGATATGAATGGAACGTTGAGCAAGCAAGAGGTTCGAGAATATGCTGATGGGACACTCACTGAAATTTTTGTTGAAAGAG TGTTTGATGAACATGTACGTCGTGGAAAAACTGGAGGAGGAAATTCTAGAGAGATGGATTTCGAAAGTTTTTTGGACTTTGTTCTGGCCCTAGAAAACAAGGATACCCCAGAAGGCTTGACATACTTATTTCGTTGTCTTGATCTTAATGGACGGGGCTACCTAACAACAGCTGATATTCACTCACTGTTCAG AGACGTACATCACAAATGGATCGAGGGTGGGAACTACGAGCTGTGTATTGAAGATGTTAGGGATGAAATCTGGGATATGGTTAAGCCAGCTGACCCACTTAAGATTTCACTGTCTGATCTGCTGGCTTGTAAACAAGGTGGGACGGTTGCGAGTATGGTTATTGATGTTCGTGGTTTCTGGGCCCATGATAATCGAGAAAACCTTCTTCAAGAAGAGGAAGAACCAGAAGAAGAATGA